A genome region from Trueperaceae bacterium includes the following:
- the dnaA gene encoding chromosomal replication initiator protein DnaA — MAGRMQGMWDDVIARVREEIPEVEFRTWFTQVTPHGIVDGSFVLAVPHTFARDWLRSNYTDVIEGALRALGMDSPRVTFQVVPTQVTEQQDMFSGPIVEAEATERLPVRKPTLNPKYVFANFVVGPNNNLANAAARAVVEAPGRAYNPLFLYGEAGLGKTHLMHAVGHAVFESKPHLQVEYVTTEAFTNDLITAIREDRMTQFRDRYRTIDVLLIDDIQFIAGKERTQEEFFHTFNALYESGKQLIVSSDRPPKDIPTLEKRLRSRFEWGLITDIQPPELETRIAILAMNAEYRGVKVPQEVIDYIARHVTSNIRELEGALVRAIVYASLNQSPLNRQTVAKALSDVFAPGEMNLTMPDILRRTADHFGVNSDDVRGKGRRQELVVPRQIAMFLIRELTTHSYPEIGEYFSGRDHSTVMYAVQKIQALTDEDGDVPRAVRTIRDSLV; from the coding sequence ATGGCGGGGAGGATGCAGGGGATGTGGGACGACGTCATCGCGCGAGTCCGCGAGGAGATCCCGGAGGTCGAGTTCCGGACGTGGTTCACGCAGGTGACCCCCCACGGCATCGTCGACGGCTCGTTCGTCCTCGCCGTCCCTCACACGTTCGCCCGCGACTGGCTGCGCAGCAACTACACCGACGTGATCGAGGGCGCCCTACGGGCGTTGGGGATGGACTCTCCGCGGGTCACGTTCCAAGTGGTCCCCACCCAGGTCACGGAACAGCAGGACATGTTCAGCGGCCCCATCGTCGAGGCCGAGGCGACGGAACGTCTCCCCGTCCGCAAGCCGACGCTGAACCCCAAGTACGTCTTCGCCAACTTCGTGGTCGGCCCCAACAACAACCTCGCCAACGCCGCGGCGCGGGCGGTGGTGGAGGCGCCGGGGCGGGCGTACAACCCGCTGTTCCTCTACGGCGAAGCCGGGTTGGGCAAGACACACCTGATGCACGCGGTCGGGCACGCGGTCTTCGAGAGCAAGCCACACCTGCAGGTCGAGTACGTCACCACCGAGGCGTTCACGAACGATCTCATCACGGCCATCCGCGAGGACCGGATGACGCAGTTCCGGGACCGTTACCGCACCATCGACGTCCTCCTGATCGACGACATCCAGTTCATAGCCGGCAAGGAACGTACGCAGGAGGAGTTCTTCCACACGTTCAACGCCTTGTACGAATCCGGCAAGCAGCTCATCGTGTCATCGGACAGGCCGCCCAAGGACATCCCCACCCTCGAGAAGAGGCTCCGCAGCCGTTTCGAGTGGGGACTGATCACAGACATCCAACCCCCCGAGTTGGAGACGCGCATCGCCATCCTCGCCATGAACGCCGAGTACCGCGGCGTCAAGGTGCCGCAGGAGGTCATCGATTACATCGCCAGGCACGTGACCTCCAACATCCGCGAACTGGAGGGGGCACTCGTCCGCGCCATCGTGTACGCCTCGCTCAACCAGTCGCCGCTGAACCGTCAGACCGTCGCCAAGGCCCTCTCGGACGTGTTCGCGCCCGGCGAGATGAACCTGACGATGCCGGACATCCTCCGCCGGACCGCGGACCACTTCGGCGTGAACTCGGACGACGTGCGGGGCAAGGGGCGCCGCCAGGAGCTCGTCGTGCCCCGCCAGATTGCCATGTTCCTCATCCGCGAGCTGACGACGCACTCCTACCCCGAGATCGGCGAGTACTTCTCTGGCCGCGACCACTCGACGGTCATGTACGCCGTGCAGAAGATCCAGGCCTTGACCGACGAAGACGGCGACGTCCCCCGGGCCGTGCGCACCATCCGCGACTCCTTGGTCTGA
- the mnmG gene encoding tRNA uridine-5-carboxymethylaminomethyl(34) synthesis enzyme MnmG, producing MKREFDVVVIGGGHAGIEAALAAARLGARTAMVLPNPDKIGVMPCNPAVGGPGKSQLVFELQALGGEMGRLADLTAIHTRTLNASKGAAVQSLRVQNERDGYAAAARAVVEAEAGIEVVRAEAAEIIRHENAVAGVSTTDGRVLAAPAVVLCTGTFLAGVVWYGKRQRPAGRQGEAPARHLSASLRATGHDLIRLKTGTPPRIRADSVDLSVLQEVPSDDPPGTFSGVPGPRMTSTPTWLTRTTPATHALIQEHLHESAMYGGDIEGAGPRYCPSIEDKVVRFSDKDHHLLFVEPDGLDTSELYLQGLSSSMPPHVQDEMIRTLPGFERARIHRYAYAVEYDALDPAQLDVGLMSRRLPGLFSAGQINGTSGYEEAAAQGLVAGVNAARHAAGMARVTVRRDQGYLGVMLDDLVRWGIEEPYRMLTSRNEYRLLHRQDNADERLMALGHEWGLVGDAELARHRASDERVRREVERLASVRHDGVLAATLLCRPGVEYEDVARLTGPAREALSAGEVARVVTLVRYAAYIDRANRQLGGRAAYERMSLDGVDLERVASLSNEGRAALRRAAPATLGAAQRVRGVRDSDVTALLVHLKGHHHVAAEGASG from the coding sequence ATGAAGCGCGAGTTCGACGTGGTCGTCATCGGCGGTGGGCACGCGGGCATAGAGGCGGCGCTCGCCGCCGCGCGCCTGGGTGCGCGGACGGCCATGGTCCTCCCCAACCCGGACAAGATCGGCGTGATGCCGTGTAACCCGGCGGTCGGCGGCCCGGGCAAGTCGCAGCTCGTGTTCGAACTGCAGGCCCTGGGCGGAGAGATGGGGCGCCTCGCGGACCTGACGGCCATCCATACGCGGACGTTGAACGCGTCGAAGGGAGCAGCCGTCCAGTCTTTGAGGGTGCAGAACGAGCGGGACGGGTACGCCGCCGCGGCCAGGGCGGTCGTCGAGGCCGAGGCGGGCATCGAGGTCGTCAGGGCCGAGGCAGCCGAGATCATCAGGCATGAGAACGCGGTCGCCGGCGTCTCGACCACCGACGGGCGCGTGCTGGCTGCACCGGCGGTCGTGCTGTGCACCGGGACCTTCTTGGCCGGGGTCGTGTGGTACGGCAAGCGGCAGCGCCCCGCCGGCCGTCAGGGCGAGGCACCGGCGCGACACCTGTCCGCGTCGCTGCGGGCCACGGGCCACGACCTCATCCGGTTGAAGACGGGAACCCCCCCGCGCATCAGGGCCGACTCGGTCGACCTGAGCGTCTTGCAGGAAGTGCCGTCGGACGATCCGCCGGGCACCTTCAGCGGGGTCCCGGGGCCGAGGATGACGAGCACGCCGACGTGGCTCACGCGGACCACCCCCGCCACACACGCGCTCATCCAAGAGCACCTGCACGAATCGGCGATGTATGGCGGTGATATCGAGGGTGCCGGGCCGCGCTACTGCCCATCGATCGAGGACAAGGTCGTGCGCTTCTCCGACAAGGACCATCACCTGCTGTTCGTGGAGCCGGACGGGCTCGACACCAGCGAACTCTACCTGCAGGGTCTGTCGAGTTCGATGCCGCCCCACGTCCAGGACGAGATGATCAGGACCCTCCCTGGCTTCGAGCGCGCCCGCATCCACCGTTACGCCTACGCCGTCGAGTACGACGCGCTCGACCCGGCCCAGCTCGACGTCGGGCTGATGTCGCGCCGGCTGCCGGGGCTCTTCTCGGCCGGGCAGATCAACGGGACGAGCGGCTACGAGGAGGCGGCCGCCCAGGGGCTCGTCGCGGGAGTCAACGCGGCGCGGCATGCCGCCGGGATGGCCCGCGTGACCGTGCGACGCGACCAGGGGTACCTGGGGGTGATGCTCGACGACCTCGTGCGCTGGGGCATCGAGGAGCCGTACCGCATGTTGACCTCGCGTAACGAGTACCGGCTCCTGCACCGCCAGGACAACGCCGACGAGCGGTTGATGGCTCTGGGTCACGAGTGGGGCCTCGTCGGTGACGCGGAACTGGCGCGGCACCGCGCGTCCGACGAACGGGTGCGGCGCGAGGTGGAGCGGCTCGCGAGTGTTAGGCACGACGGAGTCCTCGCCGCGACGCTGCTGTGTCGGCCCGGCGTGGAATACGAGGACGTGGCGAGGCTGACGGGCCCGGCCCGCGAGGCGTTGAGCGCAGGGGAGGTCGCCCGGGTCGTCACGCTGGTCCGCTACGCTGCGTACATCGACCGCGCTAACAGACAGCTCGGGGGTCGCGCGGCGTACGAGAGGATGAGCCTGGACGGCGTGGACCTGGAGCGAGTCGCGAGCCTCTCCAACGAGGGCCGCGCGGCGCTGCGCCGCGCGGCGCCCGCGACGCTCGGCGCAGCGCAGCGGGTGCGGGGGGTGCGCGACAGCGACGTCACCGCCCTGCTCGTTCACCTGAAGGGGCACCATCACGTCGCGGCCGAGGGCGCGAGCGGCTGA
- the dnaN gene encoding DNA polymerase III subunit beta, whose translation MKVLVPKKSLAETLARVERIVPSRSSNPGLSLLRIDVDEDGMELSGSNMDVDIRARFAVDSPGSASCAVVGHVFSQVVRALPSEDVAIDLGDGEMEISSGTFATRLQLMAPTAAPVLTFPTEHQGALDAGKLERALSAVKYAASVADFQAVFRGVKLELADGRTRSVATDGFRLAYYDLPESSGLAADIIVPARSVEELLRVLGDGEVKLGLEPGQLSVQHGNYALNLKLMDGTFPDYERVIPKRFPVSITLPAAGLAEAVTRAALMADKTTNNRVDLFIKDGEVRITAEGSFGRSQETIPVMQEGTDSEIGVAYNSKYLVDALSRASGDVRLSFSFSGTEAAPSVVTDLSDPSYLAMVVPLKTS comes from the coding sequence ATGAAGGTGCTCGTCCCCAAGAAGAGCCTCGCCGAGACGCTCGCTCGCGTCGAGCGCATCGTCCCCAGTCGCTCCAGCAACCCGGGACTGAGCCTCCTGCGGATCGACGTCGACGAGGACGGCATGGAACTCAGCGGCTCGAACATGGACGTCGACATCCGCGCGCGCTTCGCTGTCGATTCCCCCGGGAGCGCGAGTTGTGCCGTCGTTGGGCACGTCTTCAGCCAGGTGGTGCGCGCGCTTCCCTCCGAGGACGTCGCCATCGACCTCGGCGACGGCGAGATGGAGATCAGCTCCGGCACCTTCGCGACTAGGCTGCAACTCATGGCGCCCACCGCCGCGCCGGTACTCACCTTCCCCACGGAGCACCAGGGAGCACTGGACGCCGGCAAGCTCGAGCGCGCCCTGTCGGCCGTCAAGTACGCCGCCTCGGTGGCGGACTTCCAGGCCGTCTTCCGCGGCGTGAAGCTCGAACTCGCTGACGGCCGCACCCGGAGCGTGGCGACCGACGGCTTCCGGCTCGCCTACTACGACCTACCGGAGAGCTCGGGCCTGGCGGCCGATATCATCGTGCCGGCGCGGAGCGTCGAGGAGTTGCTGCGCGTCCTGGGCGACGGAGAGGTCAAGCTCGGCCTCGAACCCGGCCAACTCAGCGTGCAGCACGGCAACTACGCCTTGAACCTGAAGCTGATGGACGGGACCTTCCCCGACTACGAGCGCGTGATCCCCAAGCGGTTCCCCGTGAGCATCACGCTGCCCGCTGCGGGTCTGGCGGAGGCCGTCACCCGCGCGGCGCTCATGGCCGACAAGACGACCAACAACCGCGTCGACCTCTTCATCAAGGACGGCGAAGTGCGCATCACCGCCGAGGGGAGCTTCGGTAGGAGCCAGGAGACCATCCCCGTGATGCAGGAAGGCACCGATTCGGAGATCGGTGTCGCGTACAACAGCAAGTACCTCGTGGACGCCCTCAGCCGCGCGAGCGGCGACGTGCGGCTCAGCTTCTCCTTCTCCGGAACGGAAGCCGCGCCCAGCGTGGTGACCGACCTGAGCGACCCGAGTTACCTGGCGATGGTGGTACCCCTCAAGACTTCGTAA
- the eno gene encoding phosphopyruvate hydratase, whose translation MTSIEDVRALELLDSRGNPTVGAIVTLTSGATGMAAVPSGASTGAHEAVELRDGGGRYLGKGVLKAVQNVNERIAPELLGMDALEQAAIDRAMCELDGTPNKGELGANAILAVSLATARAAADALGVPLYRYLGGPNGRVLPVPLMNVINGGKHADNAVDMQEFMLVPLGFPTFGSAVRAGVETFHHLKKVLTKRGYNTNVGDEGGFAPDLKSNREALEVLLEAIEKAGYAPGDEIGIALDPASTEFYQDGRYHLKAEGKELDSDGMIAYWQEWVERYPIVSIEDGLAEDDWVGWAKLTKALGGRVQLVGDDLFVTSSARLQRGIDEHVANSILVKVNQIGTLTEAMDAMELAKTYGYRNVVSHRSGETEDAFIADLAVAVNAGQIKTGSASRSDRVAKYNRLLAIEQELGDAARYLGKAAYKR comes from the coding sequence ATGACAAGTATCGAAGACGTGCGCGCGCTCGAACTGCTCGACTCGCGCGGGAACCCAACCGTGGGCGCGATCGTGACGCTCACGAGCGGCGCGACCGGCATGGCCGCCGTGCCATCGGGTGCCAGCACCGGCGCCCACGAGGCCGTGGAACTCAGAGACGGCGGCGGACGCTACCTCGGCAAGGGCGTGCTCAAGGCCGTCCAGAACGTGAACGAGCGCATCGCGCCCGAGCTGCTCGGCATGGACGCCCTGGAGCAGGCCGCCATCGATCGCGCCATGTGCGAACTCGACGGCACCCCCAACAAGGGCGAGCTGGGCGCCAACGCCATCCTCGCCGTGTCGCTCGCCACGGCCCGGGCCGCCGCGGACGCCCTCGGGGTTCCCCTCTACCGCTACCTCGGTGGGCCCAACGGGCGCGTGCTGCCGGTGCCCCTCATGAACGTCATCAACGGCGGCAAGCACGCCGACAACGCCGTCGACATGCAGGAGTTCATGCTCGTCCCCCTGGGGTTCCCGACGTTCGGGAGCGCGGTGCGGGCGGGCGTCGAGACGTTCCACCACCTGAAGAAGGTGCTTACCAAACGCGGTTACAACACGAACGTCGGTGATGAGGGCGGCTTCGCGCCCGACCTCAAGAGCAACCGCGAGGCGCTCGAGGTGCTGCTGGAGGCCATCGAGAAGGCGGGTTACGCCCCCGGCGACGAGATCGGCATCGCCCTCGACCCGGCCAGCACGGAGTTCTACCAGGACGGGCGCTACCACCTGAAGGCCGAGGGCAAGGAGCTCGACTCCGACGGCATGATCGCGTACTGGCAGGAGTGGGTCGAGCGCTACCCGATCGTGTCGATCGAGGACGGCCTCGCCGAGGACGACTGGGTCGGTTGGGCGAAGCTGACCAAGGCCCTGGGGGGCCGGGTCCAACTCGTTGGCGACGACCTGTTCGTGACGAGTAGCGCCCGGCTTCAACGCGGAATCGACGAGCACGTGGCGAACTCCATCCTCGTGAAGGTAAACCAGATCGGCACCCTCACGGAGGCGATGGACGCGATGGAACTCGCCAAGACCTACGGGTACAGGAACGTCGTCAGTCACCGTTCCGGCGAGACCGAGGACGCCTTCATCGCCGACCTGGCCGTGGCCGTCAACGCCGGGCAGATCAAGACCGGCTCGGCGAGCCGCTCCGACCGCGTGGCCAAGTACAACCGCCTCTTGGCCATCGAACAGGAGCTCGGCGACGCCGCCCGGTACCTGGGCAAGGCCGCCTACAAGCGATGA